From Meles meles chromosome 5, mMelMel3.1 paternal haplotype, whole genome shotgun sequence, one genomic window encodes:
- the OLIG3 gene encoding oligodendrocyte transcription factor 3, producing the protein MNSDSSSVSSRASSPDMDEMYLREHHHRHHHHQESRLNSVSSTQGDMVQKMPGESLSRAGAKATGESSKYKIKKQLSEQDLQQLRLKINGRERKRMHDLNLAMDGLREVMPYAHGPSVRKLSKIATLLLARNYILMLTSSLEEMKRLVGEIYGGHHSAFHCGTVGHSAGHPAHAANAVHAVHPILGGALSSGNASSPLSAASLPAIGTIRPPHSLLKAPSTPPALQLGSGFQHWAGLPCPCTICQMPPPPHLSALSTANMARLSAESKDLLK; encoded by the coding sequence ATGAATTCTGATTCGAGCTCTGTCTCCAGCAGAGCTTCATCGCCGGACATGGATGAGATGTATCTGAGGGaacaccaccaccgccaccaccaccaccaggagAGCCGTCTCAACTCCGTCTCTTCCACGCAGGGCGACATGGTGCAAAAGATGCCTGGGGAAAGCCTCTCGCGGGCTGGCGCCAAGGCCACCGGCGAGAGCAGCAAGTACAAAATCAAGAAGCAGCTGTCGGAGCAGGACCTACAGCAGTTACGACTGAAGATCAACGGCCGCGAGCGCAAGAGGATGCACGACCTAAACCTAGCCATGGACGGGCTGCGCGAGGTCATGCCCTACGCGCACGGGCCCTCGGTGCGCAAGCTCTCCAAGATCGCCACTCTCCTGCTGGCCAGAAACTACATCCTCATGCTCACCAGCTCCCTGGAGGAGATGAAGAGGTTGGTTGGCGAGATCTACGGGGGCCACCACTCTGCCTTCCACTGCGGGACCGTGGGCCACTCCGCCGGCCACCCTGCACACGCCGCCAACGCCGTGCACGCGGTGCACCCCATCCTGGGCGGCGCGCTCTCGTCTGGCAACGCTTCGTCCCCGCTGTCCGCTGCCTCGCTGCCGGCCATCGGCACTATTCGACCTCCCCACTCGCTGCTCAAGGCGCCCTCCACGCCGCCCGCGCTGCAGCTGGGCAGCGGCTTCCAGCACTGGGCCgggctgccctgcccctgcaCCATCTGCCAgatgccgccgccgccgcaccTTTCGGCTCTCTCCACCGCCAACATGGCTCGGCTGTCGGCCGAGTCCAAGGACTTGCTCAAGTGA